The DNA sequence CTGCGCGGCACCAACGTCAATGAGCTGACGCACCAGCGCCTGACCGACATCGGGCGGGCGCCGTGCTTCTACGACGTGCTGGTCGAAGTCGAGGCGGGGGCATGACGGCACGCACGGGCAGGCCTCGCACGTGGCGGCGCCTTGCGGGGCGGGCGGGCCTGGCGCTGGCCGGGTTCGCGGTCGCGGGGCTGGCCGGTTGCGGCTCGGTGGGCTACCTGGCGCAGTCGGTGCGCGGCCATTTCGCGCTGCTCGGCGAGGCGCGCCCGGTGGCGCAGTGGCTGGACGCGGCCGACACGCCGCAGGCGCTGCGCGAGCGCCTGGCGCTCAGCCAGCGCATCCGGGACTTCGCGGTCAGCGAGCTGAAGCTGCCCGACAACGGCAGCTACCGGCGCTATGCCGACCTGGGCCGGCCGGCGGCGGTGTGGAACGTGGTGGCCGCGCCCGAGCTCTCGCTCGAGCTGAAGACCTGGTGCTTCCCCGTGGCCGGCTGCGTGGGCTACCGCGGCTATTTCGACCAGGCCGACGCCGAGGCCATGGCCGCGCAGCTGCGCGCCGAGGGCTACGAGGTGGCGGTGTACGGCGTGCCGGCGTACTCGACGCTGGGCTGGTTCGACGACCCGCTGCTCAACACCTTCATCCACTACCCCGAAGGCGAGCTGGCCCGGCTGATCTTCCACGAGCTCGCGCACCAGGTGGCTTACGCCAAGGGCGACACCACCTTCAACGAATCGTTCGCGACCGCGGTGGAGCGCCTGGGCGTGCAGCGCTGGCTGGAGACGCAGGCCGACGCGCAGGCCCGCGAGGAGTACGCGCGCTTCGAGGCACGCCGGCAGCAGTTCCGCACCCTGACGCTCGGCTACCGCGAGCAGCTGCAGGCGCTGTACCGCAGCCGGCTGGCGCCGGAGGCGATGCGCCGCCGCAAGGCCGAGCTGATGCAGCGCCTGCGCGACGAGTACGAGACGATCAAGCGCGAGCAGTGGGGCGGTTTCACCGGCTACGACGCCTGGTTCGAGCGGGCCAACAACGCCTCGCTGGGCGTGCTCGCGGCCTACCACGACCTGGTGCCGGCGTTCGAGCGGCTGTTCGAGGCCGAGGGGCGGGACTTCGCGCGTTTCTATGCCGCGGTCGGGCGGCTCGCGCGCCTGCCGCAGGAGGAACGGCGCCAGGCCCTGCTGCAGCAAGCGGCGCCGGCGCGGGCCAGCGCCTCAGCGGCCGGGCGCTGAGGCCGCGTGCGGCCCGGGCCTCACTTGAGGCTTTCGATCAGGTCGATGTACTCCTGCATCGCTTCCTCGGCCGACTTGCCCTTCAGCGCGTTCCACGCGTCCCACTTGGCGCGCGCGACGAAGTCGGTCATGCCGGGACGCTCGCCCTCGACGTCGCCGGCGGTGGCCTGCTTGTACAGCGCGTAGATCTTCAGCAGGGTCATGTTGTCCGGCTTCTCGGGCAGGGTCTTCGATTCGGCAACGGCTTGCTCGAAGCGGGCTTTCAGATCGCTCATGTCGGGTCCTGGGGTGTCAACGTCGATGGATGCCGCACGTGCAGGACGTGCTGCGGGTCGCCAAGCATAGACGATGATCGCGGCCCGGCCCCCCGCGTGTCAGAACAGCTCGACCTCGCCGACCCGCGCGTCTTCCTGACCGGCCTGACCCAGCAGGACCAGGTCGTTGTAGCTCACCACGCGGTTGCGGCCGTGTTGCTTGGCGTGGTAGACGGCCTTGTCTGCGCGGCCGAAGGCACTGCTCGGGGTGTCGCCGGGCAGCACCTGGGCAAATCCGATGCTCACCGTCACGTGCCCCACCTGCGGAAAGGCGTGATTGGCCATGCCCTCGCGCACGCGCTCGAGCGCGCGGCGCGCGTCCGCCTCGCTGCCGCAGCGCAGGAGCACGACGAATTCCTCGCCGCCGAAGCGGTACAGCCGGTCGTGGTGGCGCAACATCTCGCGCAGCATGCGTGCAGCCAGCAGCAGCACCTCGTCGCCGATCAGGTGCCCGAAGCGGTCGTTGACCGACTTGAAGTGGTCGATGTCCAGCACCGCGAGCCAGCAGCCGCCGCCGGCCGGGGCCTCCAGCGCCGACGGCGGGCGCGGCAGCGCCAGGCTGATCTTGAAGAACGTGTCGTCGAAGGTCTTGCGGTTGAGCAGGCCGGTCAGCGTGTCGCGCTCGCTTTCGTCGACCACGTTCCAGAAGTTCTGGAACACGCGCAGGATGCCGCTGACCATCTGGACGTCGGCTTCGCCCAGCGGTTGTGCCGATTGCACCTCCAGCACCGCCACCGGGCCGCGGCCGGACAGCAGCGGGAACAGCGTGACCGCCGCGCCTGCCTCGGCCGTCAGGTGCTGCACGCAGCCGGTGTCGATGCAGGCCTTGTGGGCCGGCAGCGCCGCCAGCTCGGGCAGCTCGTCGTCGAACGGTCGCACCGGCAGGGGGCGCCCGGTCCACGCGACCAGCGGGCCCAGCCGTGCGCTGAGCGTCCAGTGGCTGGGCTGCTGGCGCAGCCCGACGAGGCGGTGGATCGCGATCGCCTGCGGCTGCAGCAAGTCCGCCAGTGCGTGCACGAGCGCCGCGTCGAGCGCGTCGAGGTCGCGGTGGACGGTCAGGCTGGCAAGCGATTCGACTGGATCGGACATACCGGGCAGCTCGCGCCGTCAACCCGCAGCAGGCCAGGCCCCCGGGGCTGTCGGCAGGGACAGATGTCCGGCATATCGGCGCCATTCCGGGCGTCTTGAGCCGGGACTGGCCCTGCCCCCCGATTCGAGGGGGTATCCTGCCGGGCATCGGCTGTGCCGCCGGCCGGCCGGGCGATCGGCGCCGGCGCGCGGTTTCCGCGTGGTTACACTTCGCCCTCGATGGAAACCAAGTGGCTCGAAGATTTCGTCAGCCTCGCCGAGACGCGCAGCTTTTCCCGTTCGGCGCAGCTGCGGCATGTGACGCAGCCGGCGTTTTCGCGTCGCATCCAGGCGCTGGAGGCGTGGGTGGGCACCGACCTGGTCGACCGCTCGTCCTATCCCACCCGGCTGACGCCCGCGGGCGAAACCTTCCTCGCCCAGGCGCTGGAAATCCTCGGGACCCTGCAGGCGACCCGCAACATGATGCGCAGCCACCGCTCGGCCGCGCAGGACATGATCGAGTTCGCCGTGCCGCACACGCTGGCCTTCACCTTCTTCCCGCACTGGGTGATGGGCTTGCGCAAGAGCTTCGGCGCGGTCAAGAGCCGGTTGATCGCGCTCAACGTGCACGACGCGGTGATGCGGCTGACCGAAGGCAGCTGCGACCTGCTGATCGCCTACCACCACCCGTCCCAGCCGCTGCAGCTCAACCCGGACCGCTACGAGATGCTGAGCCTGGGCGAGGAGACCCTGGCGCCCTACGCCCGGGCCGGCGCCGACGGCGAGCCGCTGTTCCGGCTGCCGGGACACGCCGGCGAACCGGTGCCCTTCCTTGGCTATGCGCAGGGCGCCTACCTGGGCCGGCTGGTGGACCTGATCGTCAAGCGCTCGCCGCAGCCGCTGCACCTCGACCCCATCTACGAGACCGACATGGCCGAAGGGCTGAAGGCGATGGCGCTCGAAGGCCATGGCGTGGCCTTCCTGCCCTCCAGCTCGGTGCGCAAGGAACTGCGCGCGAAGCGGCTGGTGCTCGCCGCCGACCCGCAGGCCTACGAAGTGACGATGGACGTGCGGATTTACCGCGAACGGCCCGAAGTCGCCAAGCACGTGCGTCCCGGCGTCCAGGCCTTGTGGGAGTATCTGCGCGAGACGCGCAGCAGCAGCTGATCCACCCGGCCCGCGCGATGCCGGGGGGCGCGTCCGTCACGAGGAGGAACCGATGAGCGGGTGGGCGCTGACCGCCGCGATCGTCTTGCTGGCCTGGCTGGCCCCGATGGTGGCGCGCCTGCGCGAGCTGGCCTCGCTGCGCCTGCCCGGGCGCATCGAGCGCCGGGTCGCCCCCGTGCGTGCGCAGCCGGCGGTCGACGACCTGTTCCAGCCGCTGGAGGCCGAGCTGCTGGCGCTGGGCTTCCGCTTCTCGCACGCCACGCAGTGGCGCGCCGTCCCGCGCGAACTCACGCCCTGGCGACCGGTGCGCGTCTACGTCCATGCGCAGTACCCGATCCTCGCGCAGGTGATGGCCCCCGGCCTGCTCGAGCTGCCCAACCTGCACGCGCTGGTGATGCTGGCCCAGGTGCGCGAAGGGCTGATGGTGGGCTCGTCCAACCTGCCCTGGTCGGTGGTGCCGCCGGATCCGCAGCTGCTGCGCACCGCGGGCGAAGGCCATGCGAGCGTGAAGGAGCAGTACGAGGCGCAGCTGGCCGCGATGCGCGCCGAAGGCCTGCCCGACTTCCTGCCCTGGGGCGAGCCCGAGCAGATCGAGGCGCGGCTGACCGACTACGAGAACCGCACGATCCAGGCCGCGGTCGGGCAGGGCTGGTGCCGGCCGGACGGCGAGGCGCTGTGCGTGTCGCTGCGGCGCCTGCCGGAGCTGTTCGTGTGGACCGCCAGGCGGACGCGCCTGCTGCGCCGGACCCTGGCGGCGCTGCCGGACGACAGCGTGGCGCTCAAGCGCGCCGCGCCGCTGGAGCGCAGCCTGCTGATCTACGCGGCGGGCAAGCTCGCCCCCCGGCCCGCGCCCCTGCCGCCGGTGCAGTGGGCCCTGTACGGCGGCAGCTGCCTGCTGTTCCTGCTGCTGGCCTGGCTGGTGTTCGACCTGACGCTGGCCGCGTGCCTGCTGGTGGTGGTCGCGCTGCATGAGGCCGGCCACTACCTCGCGATGCGGGCCTTCGGCTACCGCCGCACCCAGATGCTGATGCTGCCGCTGGTGGGCGGCGTCGCGTTCGGCGAGGCCAGCCGGCCCGACGCCTGGCACCGCGCCCTGGTGGCGCTGGCCGGGCCGGTGCCGGGGCTGCTGCTGGGCCTGGCGCTGCTGTGGGCGGTGCCGGCCGGCGGTGCCACGGCCCTGCTGGCCTGGCTGCTGGTGTTCATCAACGCGCTGAACCTGCTGCCCTTCGCGCCGCTGGACGGCGGGCAGGTGCTCGAGGCCCTGCTGCCGGCCCGCCATGCGGCGGTGCGCATCGGGCTGGAGGCGCTGGCCGCGTGCGGCCTGCTGGCACTGGCCTGGTGGTTCGGGTCGCCCCTGCTGCTGGTCCTGCTGGTGCTGCGCGTGCTGGGCTGGGGCGGGCTGTGGCGGCAGCTGCAGTTCGAGCGCTGGTACCGGCGCGCGGCGGCACGCATGCGCCCGGCCGATGCCAAGGCGGCGGTGCGCCTGTCGTTCCAGTTGCTGGAGCGCCTGCTGCCGGCACGGGCCTCGCTGGCCCAGCGGGTCCGCATGGTCGACGAGTGGCTGGACCGCCTGCGCGACAAGCCGATGGCCGTGCCGCGCAAGGCCGGTCTGGCGGTCCTCTATGCAGTGCTGCTCGCCCTGCCGGTGGCGGGGCTGCCACGCCTGCTCGCCCATGCGCAGCTGAGCTTCCTCTCGGAGGAGGAAAGGCTCGTGCAGCCGGGGCTGGAGCGCGCGCGCCAGGCGCGCGAGATGGACATCGCCGCACTGGCGCGCGCCGTGGATGTCGCGGCGGGCACGCGTGCGCCCGCTTCATCGCTGGCCCTGGAGTCCCTGGCCACGCGCACCGGCCGTGCGCTGCCCGACGAGGTGCACGCGCTCTACCAGTCCGGCGACGGCCTGCGCGCGGCCGATGGCCTGGAGCTGCATGCGGTGGCCGACGTGCGGCCGCTGCGGGACAACCGCCCGCGCCTGGTCGCGCAGCTGACACGTGAACTGCGCGAGCGCCACCCGCAACGACCCGGTGCCGTGCCCATCGCCTGCGAGACCGACCCGGATCGACCATGCTTCCTGCCGCTCGACCAGGTGGCGCAGTGGCTGCAGGTCGGCAGCTGGCAGGGCGATCCGCTGCTGCTGCATCCGCAGCCCCATCCCGACGGCCGCTGGCGCCTGGTCCTGCTGGCTGCCGACGAGGCGCGGCTGACCGAGCTGCCGGCGCTGCGCGTCCTGCTCGAGAGCAGCTACCTGCGCCAAGGGGGGCCTGCCGTCCCGGCGCGCTGACGATCTGCGGAAAAAGACACACCCAATTCCTGGTGTTAACCCTGATCGCTCATGCGCGAGGCGCATAATCTCCCGCGCAATCAGCATTGGCACCGGAATTGCGTAGGCCCTACAGTCGCGCGCAATTCTCCGGACCGACTCCCTGTTCATGCACGTCCCCGCTTCCCGGATCGCTCCTGCCGCCGGCCCTTTCCTGGGCCAGGCCACAGCCCGTGACGGCGTCGTCGCACCACCGGCGCGCATCGGCGTGCCGGGCCGGTCACGCTGCCAGCTGACAGGGGGCTGAACGTGCGGATGCCGGTGCAGGAGGGCCTGCAGCCGCAGGCCAGGCCGTCGGGCGTCGATGCCGCCCGCGTCGTCGCGGCCCGCTGCCTGGCGACCTCCTGAAGCCGTTGAGTCGTAGAGAACAGAACATGCTTTTCCGTCGTTGGGCTGCGCGTGCTGCACGTGGGTTCGCCGTGGCGTCCTGCGCGCTGGCCGTGCTCGTGCCGTCGCTCGCCGAGGCCGGTCCCGTGGTGGACCACGTGCGTGCCAGCGGCAAGATCCGCCTCGCCTACCGTGAATCCGCGGTGCCGTTTTCCTACCTGGATGCGCAAGGCCGTCCCGTGGGCTATGCACTGGACCTGTGCCTGAAGGTGGCCGAGGCC is a window from the Caldimonas thermodepolymerans genome containing:
- a CDS encoding site-2 protease family protein; the protein is MSGWALTAAIVLLAWLAPMVARLRELASLRLPGRIERRVAPVRAQPAVDDLFQPLEAELLALGFRFSHATQWRAVPRELTPWRPVRVYVHAQYPILAQVMAPGLLELPNLHALVMLAQVREGLMVGSSNLPWSVVPPDPQLLRTAGEGHASVKEQYEAQLAAMRAEGLPDFLPWGEPEQIEARLTDYENRTIQAAVGQGWCRPDGEALCVSLRRLPELFVWTARRTRLLRRTLAALPDDSVALKRAAPLERSLLIYAAGKLAPRPAPLPPVQWALYGGSCLLFLLLAWLVFDLTLAACLLVVVALHEAGHYLAMRAFGYRRTQMLMLPLVGGVAFGEASRPDAWHRALVALAGPVPGLLLGLALLWAVPAGGATALLAWLLVFINALNLLPFAPLDGGQVLEALLPARHAAVRIGLEALAACGLLALAWWFGSPLLLVLLVLRVLGWGGLWRQLQFERWYRRAAARMRPADAKAAVRLSFQLLERLLPARASLAQRVRMVDEWLDRLRDKPMAVPRKAGLAVLYAVLLALPVAGLPRLLAHAQLSFLSEEERLVQPGLERARQAREMDIAALARAVDVAAGTRAPASSLALESLATRTGRALPDEVHALYQSGDGLRAADGLELHAVADVRPLRDNRPRLVAQLTRELRERHPQRPGAVPIACETDPDRPCFLPLDQVAQWLQVGSWQGDPLLLHPQPHPDGRWRLVLLAADEARLTELPALRVLLESSYLRQGGPAVPAR
- a CDS encoding acyl-CoA-binding protein, whose protein sequence is MSDLKARFEQAVAESKTLPEKPDNMTLLKIYALYKQATAGDVEGERPGMTDFVARAKWDAWNALKGKSAEEAMQEYIDLIESLK
- a CDS encoding aminopeptidase — encoded protein: MTARTGRPRTWRRLAGRAGLALAGFAVAGLAGCGSVGYLAQSVRGHFALLGEARPVAQWLDAADTPQALRERLALSQRIRDFAVSELKLPDNGSYRRYADLGRPAAVWNVVAAPELSLELKTWCFPVAGCVGYRGYFDQADAEAMAAQLRAEGYEVAVYGVPAYSTLGWFDDPLLNTFIHYPEGELARLIFHELAHQVAYAKGDTTFNESFATAVERLGVQRWLETQADAQAREEYARFEARRQQFRTLTLGYREQLQALYRSRLAPEAMRRRKAELMQRLRDEYETIKREQWGGFTGYDAWFERANNASLGVLAAYHDLVPAFERLFEAEGRDFARFYAAVGRLARLPQEERRQALLQQAAPARASASAAGR
- a CDS encoding LysR substrate-binding domain-containing protein; protein product: METKWLEDFVSLAETRSFSRSAQLRHVTQPAFSRRIQALEAWVGTDLVDRSSYPTRLTPAGETFLAQALEILGTLQATRNMMRSHRSAAQDMIEFAVPHTLAFTFFPHWVMGLRKSFGAVKSRLIALNVHDAVMRLTEGSCDLLIAYHHPSQPLQLNPDRYEMLSLGEETLAPYARAGADGEPLFRLPGHAGEPVPFLGYAQGAYLGRLVDLIVKRSPQPLHLDPIYETDMAEGLKAMALEGHGVAFLPSSSVRKELRAKRLVLAADPQAYEVTMDVRIYRERPEVAKHVRPGVQALWEYLRETRSSS
- a CDS encoding GGDEF domain-containing protein translates to MSDPVESLASLTVHRDLDALDAALVHALADLLQPQAIAIHRLVGLRQQPSHWTLSARLGPLVAWTGRPLPVRPFDDELPELAALPAHKACIDTGCVQHLTAEAGAAVTLFPLLSGRGPVAVLEVQSAQPLGEADVQMVSGILRVFQNFWNVVDESERDTLTGLLNRKTFDDTFFKISLALPRPPSALEAPAGGGCWLAVLDIDHFKSVNDRFGHLIGDEVLLLAARMLREMLRHHDRLYRFGGEEFVVLLRCGSEADARRALERVREGMANHAFPQVGHVTVSIGFAQVLPGDTPSSAFGRADKAVYHAKQHGRNRVVSYNDLVLLGQAGQEDARVGEVELF